The Heliorestis convoluta genome includes the window TGATCGGCTTTGCTTTCCTCATTGCTCTAATGATCTTGATTGCTTATCGAGATGTAATTCGCTTAATGGGAGGCGGATAGGTTGATCGTTCCTCTACCGCGAAAAAAAAGGCGTCTAATCCATGTTGGTTCTATACCTATCGGGGGCAATGCCCCCGTTTCGATTCAGTCCATGTGCAATACCGATACAAGAGATCGAGAAAAAACAGTAAAGCAAATTGAAAAGCTAGCCGAAGCAGGCTGTGAAATAATTCGACTGGCTGTACTCGATCAAGAAGCGGTAGAGGCATTGGAGGAAATTGTAAAAAAGTCTCCCATGCCAGTAATTGCCGATATTCATTTTGACTACAAGTTAGCGATTGGCGCTCTTAAAGCAGGTGTTCATGGATTAAGATTAAATCCTGGAAACATTGGTGGAGCTCAAAAAGTACGAGAAGTCATCGCTGCCGCCAGAGAGAAAAAAATTCCCCTTCGAATCGGTGTTAACGCAGGTTCTCTTGAAAAAAACATCCTAGCAAAATATCAGGGAATTACGCCAGAAGGTATGATTGAAAGCGCTTTAGGGCATATTCGAATCCTAGAAAATGAAAACTATCCCTGGATGAAAATATCCCTCAAAGCATCGTCCGTTCCGTTGATGGTAGCAGCCTATCAGGGTCTAGCAGAAAAAGTTGACTACCCCTTACATGTTGGTGTAACAGAAGCAGGGACCCATCGCTCCGGCGTTATTAAATCGGCCGTAGGCATAGGAGCTTTACTTGCACAAGGTATTGGTGATACGATTCGAGTCTCTTTAACAGGCGATCCCCTACCAGAAGTTCATACAGCTTGGGAGATCGTCAAATCACTAGGATTGCGTAAGCGTGGCCCGGAACTGATCTCCTGTCCTACCTGCGGCCGCTGCCAGATTGACCTAGCTGCTGTTGCTGAAGCCGTCGAGCAAGCACTCACCCAAGAAAAAAGAGCAATTACTGTTGCTGTTATGGGTTGTGTCGTCAATGGACCAGGAGAAGCAAGAGAAGCTGATGTCGGAATAGCAGGTGGTAAAGATTGCGCCTTGCTTTTCCGACAAGGAAAAGTTATTAAAAAAGTTTCTCAAGAACAGATGGTACAAGCCCTACTGGAAGAAATCAAGCAGTTACCAGTAGAATAATTAGTGGAGTGAATCGATCCATGAAAATGAGTAAGCTAATGGTACCAACGCTACGACAAACTCCTGCAGAAGCAGAAGTGATCAGTCACCAACTCTTACTTCGAGCAGGCTATATAAGACGTTCTTCGGCGGGTGTCTATCACTATCTCCCTTTGGCCCAGCGGGTCCTACAAAAAATAACTCAAATCATTCGAGAAGAAATGAATGCCGCCGATGGACAGGAAATTGTGATGCCTGTGATACAACCAGCAGAACTCTGGACAGAATCAGGTCGATGGCACGTTTACGGTGATGAGCTTTTTCGATTACAAGATCGACATAATCGAGACTTTTGCCTTGGTCCTACCCATGAAGAAATCGTAACAGATCTGGTGCGGAATGACATACGTTCTTACCGTGACCTTCCTCTTCTGCTCTATCAAATTGCTAATAAATATCGCGATGAGCGCCGCCCTCGTTTTGGTTTATTGCGAGGTCGTGAGTTTATCATGAAGGATCTTTACTCTTTTGATCGAGACGAAGAAGGATTGCATAGAACATACGAGAGTATGTTTCAGGCTTATAGTAATATATTCAAACGTTGTGGACTAACCTTCCGTCCTGTTGAAGCTGACGCCGGAGCAATTGGTGGAACCGGTGGAACCCATGAGTTTATGGTTATCGCCGATTCAGGAGAAGGTGCAATTCTATTTTGTCATCAATGTGACTATGCAGCCAACGTGGAAAAAGCAGAAAGTAGCCTTTTGACAGATGAAGAATCTTTTCATGAACCTTTGGACATGATTGTAGTAGACACACCAAACCAAAGAACGATTGAAGAGGTAAGCAAATTTTTATCAGTTACTCCAGCAGAAACAATCAAAACAATGGTCTATCGTGCTGATGAAGAGCTTATTGTCGTAGTAATACGAGGCGATCGACAATTGAACGAAGTGAAATTAGCCAACGTAACAAGAGCTCTTGATCTATCACTGGCAACAGAGGAAGAGTGCAGAACCATAAGCAACGGTGGCAAAGGCTTTTTAGGGCCACAAGGGCTTCAAAATATAAAAATCTATGCCGATCGGGAAGTAATGAAAATGTCCCGAGCCGTTGCTGGGGCGAATGAAGAAAATAAACACGTTAAAAATATTTGCCCGGGAAGAGATTTCCAAGTTACCTTTGTGGACGATTTGCGTATGGTAGAAGAAGGAGAACCCTGTCCGAAATGCGGTGCGCCACTTGAAGCAGCGAGAGGTATAGAAGTCGGACAGGTCTTCAAACTGGGAACAAAATACACAAAAGCTTTAGGATGTACGTTTATTGACGAAAAAGGTCAAGAGAAACCGATGGTCATGGGATGCTACGGCATAGGTGTAAGTCGTACAATGGCTGCCACAGTCGAACAGAATCATGATGAAGCAGGTATTATATGGCCTATGTCCGTAGCGCCTTATCAAGTTATAGTTGTACCTGTTTCTTATAAAGATGAAAAACAAAGGGCTATTGCTGAAAATCTCTATCAGGGAATGCAACAGCAAGGTTTGGAAGTAATTTTAGATGATCGAGATGAAAGACCGGGTGTAAAATTCAAAGATGCCGATCTCATTGGAATTCCCATAAGAGTTGTTGTTGGCAACAAAGCAATCAAAGAAGGAATTGTAGAAATAAAAGTACGTAAAAGTGGAGAACAATACAACATAGCGATAGAAGAGGCCCTACAAAAAGTTGCGACCCTGATAGAGCCAGGTTTCGGCAATACCTAGTCACGATTAGGGGTGGGTAGTA containing:
- the ispG gene encoding flavodoxin-dependent (E)-4-hydroxy-3-methylbut-2-enyl-diphosphate synthase produces the protein MIVPLPRKKRRLIHVGSIPIGGNAPVSIQSMCNTDTRDREKTVKQIEKLAEAGCEIIRLAVLDQEAVEALEEIVKKSPMPVIADIHFDYKLAIGALKAGVHGLRLNPGNIGGAQKVREVIAAAREKKIPLRIGVNAGSLEKNILAKYQGITPEGMIESALGHIRILENENYPWMKISLKASSVPLMVAAYQGLAEKVDYPLHVGVTEAGTHRSGVIKSAVGIGALLAQGIGDTIRVSLTGDPLPEVHTAWEIVKSLGLRKRGPELISCPTCGRCQIDLAAVAEAVEQALTQEKRAITVAVMGCVVNGPGEAREADVGIAGGKDCALLFRQGKVIKKVSQEQMVQALLEEIKQLPVE
- a CDS encoding proline--tRNA ligase — translated: MKMSKLMVPTLRQTPAEAEVISHQLLLRAGYIRRSSAGVYHYLPLAQRVLQKITQIIREEMNAADGQEIVMPVIQPAELWTESGRWHVYGDELFRLQDRHNRDFCLGPTHEEIVTDLVRNDIRSYRDLPLLLYQIANKYRDERRPRFGLLRGREFIMKDLYSFDRDEEGLHRTYESMFQAYSNIFKRCGLTFRPVEADAGAIGGTGGTHEFMVIADSGEGAILFCHQCDYAANVEKAESSLLTDEESFHEPLDMIVVDTPNQRTIEEVSKFLSVTPAETIKTMVYRADEELIVVVIRGDRQLNEVKLANVTRALDLSLATEEECRTISNGGKGFLGPQGLQNIKIYADREVMKMSRAVAGANEENKHVKNICPGRDFQVTFVDDLRMVEEGEPCPKCGAPLEAARGIEVGQVFKLGTKYTKALGCTFIDEKGQEKPMVMGCYGIGVSRTMAATVEQNHDEAGIIWPMSVAPYQVIVVPVSYKDEKQRAIAENLYQGMQQQGLEVILDDRDERPGVKFKDADLIGIPIRVVVGNKAIKEGIVEIKVRKSGEQYNIAIEEALQKVATLIEPGFGNT